One Mangrovimonas cancribranchiae DNA segment encodes these proteins:
- a CDS encoding glycosyltransferase → MKKIKILYTIPNFDTAGSGKVVYDLIKGLDKTIFAPEICCAHTKGAFFKDIERLGVPIHVFNYYSNYRPFISLPSRIWRVSRFFRKHQFDIIHSWHWSSDITEPLAAKLAGTPFVYTKKAMGWGNKAWCWRSQLSAKIITINSDMNTFFKSMIQKVVQIPLGIDLKQYRPLEKAYHTPCGLTFNKGDFVIVSIANLAPVKGIEVLIEAVIKLNNPNVKVVHVGANNNDYGNKLKAQYAHLDQVFFINKVSDVRPYLAIADVFVIPTKNEGRKEGLPVAPMEAMACQRLVLGSHISGIKDLLSPFNNLLFEPNNIVELENKLNCIMELSEAERVNLAIQLRQRIERQFNLTSCVEQHQKLYKRLVN, encoded by the coding sequence ATGAAAAAAATAAAAATACTTTATACCATTCCTAATTTTGATACTGCTGGCAGTGGTAAAGTGGTTTACGATTTAATTAAAGGCTTAGATAAAACCATATTTGCACCCGAAATTTGTTGCGCCCATACTAAAGGCGCTTTTTTTAAAGATATTGAACGTTTAGGTGTACCTATTCATGTGTTTAATTATTATTCAAATTATCGACCATTTATAAGTTTACCTTCAAGAATTTGGCGTGTTTCACGTTTTTTTAGAAAGCATCAGTTTGATATCATACATTCTTGGCATTGGAGCTCTGATATTACTGAGCCATTAGCCGCTAAACTTGCTGGAACTCCATTTGTATATACAAAGAAAGCCATGGGCTGGGGGAATAAAGCATGGTGTTGGCGGTCGCAATTAAGTGCTAAAATAATCACGATTAATTCTGATATGAATACTTTTTTTAAAAGTATGATACAAAAGGTCGTTCAAATACCTTTAGGGATAGATTTAAAACAATACAGACCTTTAGAAAAAGCCTATCATACACCTTGCGGATTGACATTTAATAAAGGTGATTTTGTTATTGTAAGTATCGCTAATTTAGCTCCAGTTAAAGGTATTGAAGTTCTTATAGAAGCTGTAATAAAACTAAATAACCCTAATGTAAAAGTCGTGCATGTTGGTGCAAATAATAATGATTACGGAAATAAGCTAAAAGCACAATACGCTCATTTAGATCAGGTGTTTTTTATTAATAAGGTGTCTGATGTTAGGCCCTATCTTGCTATTGCAGATGTATTTGTCATACCAACAAAAAACGAAGGGAGAAAAGAAGGTTTACCCGTAGCCCCTATGGAAGCCATGGCATGTCAACGTTTGGTTTTGGGAAGTCATATTTCAGGAATTAAAGATTTATTATCACCTTTTAACAATCTATTATTCGAACCAAATAATATAGTAGAATTAGAGAATAAATTAAACTGTATAATGGAACTAAGTGAGGCAGAAAGAGTTAATTTAGCCATACAGCTTAGACAACGAATTGAAAGACAGTTTAACTTAACATCTTGTGTTGAGCAGCATCAAAAACTATATAAAAGATTAGTTAATTAA
- a CDS encoding methyltransferase domain-containing protein codes for MNLIKLIKSPKPYIINLKKVFYRHYWRILKKGTAVNCPVCNWQGKNFLQGCCPKCRSLARTRLIPYSINYFKLSGEQLNVLHVAPNRNEYLSAKRALGGVKTYDKLDIRQVAHVNLVQDLTRLTLADALYDRAIIWHVFEHIVEDTKAISEVYRVLKPGGKLLMSVPIYPANNPKTYEDPSIPYKDYEKVHGHDDHCRSCGLDYFKRFEAAGFTTETLQVKDVSESERTYYGLSSNHVVWCFTK; via the coding sequence ATGAATTTAATAAAACTTATTAAATCACCTAAGCCTTATATTATAAACCTTAAAAAGGTTTTTTACAGGCATTATTGGCGTATTTTAAAGAAAGGTACAGCTGTTAATTGTCCCGTTTGTAATTGGCAAGGTAAAAACTTTTTACAAGGGTGTTGCCCTAAATGCCGTTCTCTAGCAAGAACCAGACTTATTCCATATAGTATAAACTATTTTAAGTTATCGGGCGAGCAGTTAAATGTTTTGCATGTAGCTCCAAATCGGAACGAATATTTAAGTGCAAAACGTGCTTTGGGCGGTGTAAAAACTTACGATAAGTTAGATATACGTCAAGTTGCTCATGTAAATCTGGTTCAGGATTTAACGCGATTAACCTTAGCCGATGCTCTTTACGATCGTGCTATTATTTGGCATGTTTTTGAACATATTGTTGAAGATACTAAAGCCATCTCTGAAGTATACCGTGTGTTAAAACCTGGAGGAAAACTATTAATGAGTGTGCCTATCTATCCCGCCAATAATCCTAAAACATACGAAGACCCATCTATACCCTACAAAGATTATGAAAAAGTACATGGACACGACGATCATTGTAGAAGCTGTGGGTTAGATTATTTTAAACGGTTTGAAGCCGCAGGTTTTACAACAGAAACGCTACAAGTTAAAGATGTTTCAGAGTCAGAGAGAACCTATTATGGATTGAGTTCCAATCATGTTGTTTGGTGTTTTACAAAGTAA
- a CDS encoding glycosyltransferase family A protein produces MMVSVILPIYNGESTLAKTLDSLVAQTYQEFEVIACIDGTTDGSYTILKRYESQFKAMHILINENNRGLGPTMNRLVAESKGDYIAIAEQDDYYYPNRLQLQVDVLNKNKAIGMVSGIAEFCDGVKISGKFPGVLVHGKQYPEGKDMFLLNYREQIKVVNSCMMFKKQVHIENGLYFTQHYPSISVDWTYVLRFSLVSKIHGLHETLVRLDRRINRNSVTSNKTKQFLASRELIRSFAYEYPNLISKQDYRFALNTQRLLELGSKKHLFFLCYGLCYWIISLDTRFFIKMKIKIFKKIVK; encoded by the coding sequence ATGATGGTTTCTGTAATATTGCCCATTTACAATGGAGAGAGTACGTTAGCTAAAACATTAGATAGTTTGGTAGCGCAAACCTATCAAGAATTTGAGGTAATAGCTTGCATAGATGGCACTACAGATGGTTCATATACCATTTTAAAACGGTATGAATCCCAATTCAAAGCCATGCATATTCTTATAAATGAAAATAATCGCGGACTAGGGCCAACCATGAATCGGTTGGTTGCTGAAAGCAAAGGTGATTATATAGCGATTGCTGAACAAGACGATTATTACTACCCCAACCGATTGCAATTACAAGTAGATGTTTTAAATAAAAACAAGGCCATTGGTATGGTTTCTGGAATTGCCGAGTTTTGTGATGGCGTAAAAATATCAGGTAAATTCCCAGGTGTTTTAGTACATGGTAAACAATATCCCGAAGGGAAAGATATGTTTTTATTAAATTACCGCGAGCAAATAAAAGTGGTTAATAGTTGTATGATGTTTAAAAAACAAGTACATATTGAAAATGGCTTGTATTTTACACAACATTACCCTAGTATAAGTGTCGATTGGACGTATGTGTTGCGGTTTTCGTTAGTCTCTAAAATTCATGGACTTCATGAAACCTTGGTTCGTTTGGATAGACGCATTAATAGAAACTCGGTGACAAGTAACAAAACCAAACAATTTTTAGCCTCAAGAGAGTTAATTAGAAGTTTTGCTTACGAGTATCCCAATTTAATATCCAAACAAGATTATAGGTTTGCGTTAAATACGCAAAGACTCTTGGAGTTGGGAAGTAAAAAGCACTTGTTTTTTTTATGTTATGGTTTATGTTATTGGATAATAAGTTTAGATACACGATTTTTTATAAAAATGAAAATAAAAATTTTCAAAAAAATAGTAAAATGA
- a CDS encoding glycosyltransferase family 4 protein, whose product MKIGLVLSQAPAYSETFFKSKIKGLQKQGFNVILFCQENKTGFDGCEVKLFSKVSRHPVLQAVYVFRVFIGLLPHWRRVKAWYQLEQPKHLKTFLKQVYINAPILKSDLDWLHFGFATLAIQRETLAKAIEAKMAVSLRGFDIAIYPLKHTNCYAKLWQQVDKIHVISDDLLKKAYSLGLPKTVSFKKITPAINRGKFQPKVKQDLSQRKTYRILTVGRFHWKKGYVNMLEALAVLKQQGVEFKYTIVGEGEEYERITFAIHQLNLKDNVILLGKLPHDRIINLMEEHEVYLQYSISEGFCNAVLEAQAMALLCIVSDAEGLPENVVDGKTGWVVPKQQPKLLAEKLLEVVALPQDRKQVIQQQARERVDTHFTLAEQQKQFKAFYQAI is encoded by the coding sequence ATGAAAATAGGCCTCGTTTTATCGCAAGCCCCTGCATACTCCGAAACGTTTTTTAAGTCAAAAATTAAAGGCTTACAAAAACAAGGCTTTAACGTGATTTTGTTTTGTCAGGAAAACAAAACAGGCTTTGATGGGTGCGAGGTGAAGCTGTTTTCAAAAGTGAGTAGACACCCTGTACTTCAAGCTGTCTATGTCTTTAGAGTATTTATAGGGTTATTGCCACATTGGCGACGCGTAAAAGCATGGTATCAGTTAGAACAACCAAAACACTTAAAAACATTTTTAAAGCAGGTGTATATAAATGCACCCATTTTAAAATCGGATTTAGACTGGTTGCATTTTGGATTTGCTACTTTGGCCATACAACGCGAAACTTTAGCTAAAGCCATAGAAGCAAAAATGGCCGTGAGTTTACGGGGGTTTGATATTGCCATCTACCCCTTAAAGCATACGAATTGTTATGCCAAGTTATGGCAGCAGGTCGATAAAATTCATGTAATTTCTGATGATTTATTAAAAAAGGCTTATAGTTTAGGACTTCCTAAAACAGTTTCTTTTAAGAAAATAACGCCTGCTATAAATAGGGGAAAATTTCAACCAAAAGTAAAGCAAGACCTTTCACAACGAAAAACATATCGTATTTTAACTGTAGGGCGGTTTCATTGGAAAAAGGGGTATGTAAATATGCTAGAGGCATTAGCTGTTTTAAAACAACAAGGCGTGGAATTTAAATATACTATTGTTGGAGAAGGTGAAGAATACGAACGCATAACATTCGCTATTCATCAATTAAATCTCAAAGACAATGTGATATTGTTAGGCAAATTACCTCATGATAGAATTATAAATTTAATGGAAGAACATGAGGTGTATTTGCAGTATAGTATTTCTGAAGGATTTTGTAATGCGGTGTTAGAAGCGCAAGCTATGGCGTTATTGTGTATAGTAAGTGATGCAGAAGGCTTGCCAGAAAATGTTGTAGACGGCAAAACAGGTTGGGTCGTGCCTAAACAACAGCCCAAACTGTTAGCAGAAAAGCTGCTAGAAGTTGTTGCTTTACCTCAAGATAGAAAACAAGTAATACAACAACAAGCTAGGGAGCGCGTAGATACCCATTTTACATTAGCAGAACAACAAAAACAGTTTAAGGCATTTTATCAAGCTATTTAG
- a CDS encoding class I SAM-dependent methyltransferase, translating into MKKRDILNPIALLISKRKLSKSFKLNDFDSIYDFSQSYIGRGYYDRISLHQFKDEFRSFVNYVKKTEPKIVVEIGTKKGGSFFMWARYLKPNHLISIDLPGGIHGGGFPKQKIPFMKYFLSDKKNSKVSVVLGDSHKKETYNQLVNKLNGRQIDFLFIDGDHRYEGVKSDYEMYSGLVKKGGLIAFHDIVESDYHHNLNCYVDKFWNEIKNKHEYVEFIESPKQRKYGIGVLIK; encoded by the coding sequence ATGAAAAAGAGAGATATACTAAACCCAATAGCATTACTAATTTCTAAGCGAAAATTATCAAAATCATTTAAATTAAATGATTTCGATTCAATATATGACTTTTCACAATCTTATATTGGTAGAGGCTACTATGACAGGATTTCACTGCATCAATTTAAAGACGAATTTAGAAGTTTTGTTAATTATGTGAAAAAAACAGAGCCTAAAATAGTTGTAGAAATTGGAACAAAAAAGGGAGGTTCTTTTTTTATGTGGGCTCGTTACTTAAAACCTAACCATTTAATCTCTATAGATTTACCAGGAGGTATACATGGAGGAGGGTTTCCTAAACAGAAGATTCCTTTTATGAAGTATTTTTTATCAGACAAGAAAAACTCCAAAGTGTCAGTTGTTTTAGGCGATTCTCATAAAAAAGAAACCTATAATCAATTAGTCAACAAACTCAATGGGAGACAGATTGATTTTTTATTTATAGATGGAGATCATCGATATGAAGGGGTTAAGTCAGACTATGAAATGTATAGTGGCTTGGTTAAAAAAGGAGGGTTAATTGCATTTCATGATATTGTAGAATCAGATTATCATCATAATTTGAATTGCTATGTTGATAAGTTTTGGAATGAGATAAAAAATAAACATGAATATGTCGAGTTTATAGAAAGTCCTAAACAACGTAAGTATGGAATTGGTGTTCTCATTAAGTAA
- a CDS encoding glycosyltransferase, with protein MTLAIISHTEHYTNTQGQIVGWGPTITEINHLTTVFDEIYHVAMLHHGEAPPSALPYTSPDIKFVALPPLGGQSLSAKMQLLTQAPKVLRTVSSVLKQVDYFQFRAPTGIGVYSIPHLTFFVKNKGWFKYAGNWNQKHPPLGYRFQRWWLKQQQRPVTINGQWPNQPEHCITFENPCLTDDELLLGEDMSKTKVFTEHLNLCYVGRLETPKGVGRIIEALLQLPETIKNRIGTVHFVGDGPERNTFETLALKSDLNIIFHGFLPRNQVFDIYKTSHLFLMPTTASEGFPKVIAEAMNFGCIPVVSQVSSIGQYIIHKETGICMSAATVEALLTCFQTIFKLDVSLFETILANQRSVVNRFGFTYYNNRIQNHILKQLES; from the coding sequence GTGACGCTAGCTATTATTTCGCATACAGAACACTATACCAATACTCAAGGTCAAATTGTGGGTTGGGGACCAACCATAACAGAAATTAACCATCTAACAACCGTGTTCGATGAGATTTATCATGTGGCTATGTTGCATCACGGAGAGGCGCCACCCAGTGCGCTACCATATACCAGTCCTGACATTAAATTTGTAGCTCTGCCGCCATTAGGAGGGCAAAGTTTAAGCGCAAAAATGCAATTGCTTACTCAGGCGCCAAAGGTATTGCGTACTGTTTCTAGCGTGTTAAAACAAGTCGATTATTTTCAGTTTCGCGCGCCAACAGGTATAGGTGTTTATTCGATACCGCACCTGACTTTTTTTGTAAAAAATAAAGGTTGGTTTAAATATGCAGGCAACTGGAATCAAAAACATCCGCCATTAGGCTATCGCTTTCAACGTTGGTGGTTAAAACAACAACAACGGCCAGTAACCATTAATGGACAATGGCCAAATCAACCGGAACATTGTATAACGTTTGAAAATCCGTGTTTAACAGATGATGAATTGCTTTTAGGCGAGGATATGTCTAAAACCAAGGTGTTTACAGAACACTTAAACCTATGCTATGTAGGAAGATTAGAAACACCAAAAGGTGTTGGGCGTATTATTGAAGCGCTTTTACAGTTACCTGAAACTATTAAAAACCGTATTGGAACAGTACATTTTGTTGGAGATGGTCCAGAGCGTAATACGTTTGAAACGTTAGCCTTAAAAAGTGATTTGAATATTATATTTCATGGATTTTTGCCAAGAAATCAGGTGTTTGATATTTACAAAACATCGCATTTGTTTTTAATGCCCACAACAGCCTCTGAAGGGTTTCCTAAAGTGATAGCAGAAGCCATGAACTTTGGGTGTATTCCTGTAGTTTCTCAAGTATCCTCTATTGGACAATATATCATTCATAAAGAAACAGGAATTTGTATGTCAGCGGCCACAGTAGAAGCGTTGTTAACATGCTTTCAAACTATTTTTAAATTGGATGTTTCTCTTTTTGAAACTATATTGGCTAATCAACGTTCTGTAGTAAATCGTTTTGGGTTTACGTATTATAATAACCGCATTCAAAATCATATTTTAAAACAACTTGAGAGTTAA
- a CDS encoding glycosyltransferase family A protein, whose product MLFTFYKYIQPTHYFLLKQKGATVFPNPEALPKDILEQLPVVPYKTPVAQLYDLSWQAIQKGWVEAEDKLTRIEALSIQDNYQFIRAYFNAPWVWYVLLLRLLSFKNPWTEFSAFFKSRNMPKGNLYQPTIQQPDWEDITLTHMPLVTVVIPTLNRYPYLKDVLADLELQDYPNFEVIVVDQSDPFQKAFYEGWNLNLNVLYQEEKALWLARNTAIKQSQGEYVLLFDDDSRIETDWITNHVKCLHYYNADVSSGVSISKVGAKVPKHYSFFRVSDQLDTGNAMVKKDVFKQIGLFDRQFEKQRMGDGEFGARVYIKGYLNVSNPKAKRLHLKVNSGGLRDMGSWDAYRVKSWLDARPVPSVLYYYRRYFGNKNALLALIKNVPLSIMPYRFKHHKWLTLFGMFFMILISPIVLYQLIKSWRLSSKKIQQGPKIETLD is encoded by the coding sequence ATGCTCTTTACATTCTACAAATACATACAACCCACTCATTATTTTTTGCTAAAGCAAAAAGGAGCGACCGTGTTTCCAAACCCTGAAGCGTTACCAAAAGACATATTAGAGCAACTACCAGTCGTACCATATAAAACGCCAGTAGCGCAATTGTACGATTTGTCTTGGCAGGCCATACAAAAAGGCTGGGTTGAAGCAGAAGATAAATTAACTCGCATAGAGGCCTTATCAATACAGGATAATTATCAATTTATTCGAGCTTATTTTAACGCCCCTTGGGTGTGGTACGTACTGTTGTTACGATTATTATCTTTTAAAAATCCTTGGACTGAATTTAGCGCTTTTTTTAAAAGCCGAAATATGCCGAAGGGCAATTTGTACCAACCAACAATTCAACAACCAGATTGGGAAGATATTACGTTAACTCATATGCCTTTAGTGACGGTTGTTATCCCAACGTTAAACAGATACCCATATTTAAAAGATGTTTTAGCCGATTTAGAGTTGCAGGATTATCCAAATTTTGAAGTGATTGTTGTTGATCAATCCGATCCCTTTCAAAAAGCATTTTACGAGGGTTGGAATCTTAATTTAAACGTGTTATACCAAGAAGAAAAAGCCTTATGGTTGGCTAGAAATACTGCTATAAAACAAAGTCAAGGCGAGTATGTTTTATTATTTGATGATGATAGTCGAATAGAGACAGATTGGATAACAAATCACGTAAAATGTTTACACTATTATAACGCCGATGTCTCGTCGGGTGTGTCTATATCAAAAGTAGGGGCTAAAGTGCCAAAACACTACAGTTTTTTTCGCGTGAGTGATCAATTAGATACCGGGAACGCCATGGTGAAGAAAGATGTATTTAAACAAATAGGACTATTCGACAGGCAGTTTGAAAAACAACGTATGGGCGATGGTGAGTTTGGTGCGCGTGTTTATATAAAAGGGTATTTAAATGTGTCGAACCCTAAAGCTAAACGCTTGCATTTAAAAGTGAATTCAGGTGGTTTACGCGATATGGGAAGTTGGGATGCTTACCGAGTAAAAAGTTGGCTTGACGCCCGTCCAGTGCCTAGCGTGTTGTATTATTACAGACGTTATTTTGGAAATAAAAATGCCCTATTAGCTTTAATAAAAAACGTGCCACTATCAATCATGCCTTATCGGTTTAAACACCATAAATGGTTGACTTTATTTGGAATGTTTTTTATGATTTTAATTAGCCCTATAGTGTTGTATCAACTAATAAAATCGTGGCGACTATCCAGTAAAAAAATACAGCAAGGCCCAAAAATTGAAACATTAGATTGA
- a CDS encoding exostosin family protein: MKLYYPKNHINNQFRRDIFPLLKPFLKPEAFTDAERMALYGVSDQDYKFVNTIQDTEVAILPMSWNYYYNTNQLSVAKDFIEDTQKYNKPIWIAMLGDFGLPIPDYPHGIVFRASGYQSQLPNNHQGMPVFINDPLQTYYSQSSIFKRPYHKKPTVGFCGQASMSAITRVKELVKITARNLAYYTKQRPYKPEAMVSSSFLRGRVLRQCEQSPLVKTNFLIRTQYRAGAKTAAERHASSVAFYDNMKTSDYIICARGAGNFSVRLYETLAMGRIPVYINTDGLLPLQDTIDWKKHVVWVEVDELDMIGQKVFDFHSNLNQNQFDKLCQENRMLWKNTLQLKGFFIKSIETF, encoded by the coding sequence ATGAAGTTATATTATCCAAAAAACCATATTAATAATCAATTTAGAAGGGATATTTTTCCTTTACTAAAGCCATTCTTAAAACCAGAAGCGTTTACCGATGCGGAACGAATGGCATTATATGGTGTATCGGATCAGGATTATAAGTTTGTAAACACCATACAGGACACTGAGGTTGCTATATTACCCATGTCGTGGAATTATTATTATAACACCAATCAATTGTCTGTTGCCAAAGACTTTATTGAAGACACCCAAAAGTACAATAAACCAATCTGGATAGCTATGTTGGGGGATTTTGGCTTACCAATTCCAGATTATCCGCATGGTATTGTATTTAGAGCCAGTGGTTATCAAAGTCAATTGCCAAATAACCATCAGGGCATGCCAGTATTTATAAACGATCCGTTACAAACGTATTATTCACAATCTTCTATTTTTAAACGACCATACCATAAAAAACCAACAGTAGGGTTTTGTGGGCAAGCTAGTATGTCTGCAATAACCCGAGTAAAAGAATTGGTTAAAATAACTGCAAGAAACCTGGCATATTATACAAAGCAGCGACCTTATAAACCCGAAGCGATGGTGTCTAGTTCTTTTTTAAGAGGACGTGTTTTGCGCCAATGTGAGCAGTCTCCGTTAGTAAAAACGAATTTCCTTATTAGAACACAATATCGAGCGGGAGCTAAGACAGCAGCAGAGCGACATGCGAGTAGTGTGGCTTTTTATGATAATATGAAAACATCCGATTACATTATTTGTGCGCGTGGTGCTGGTAATTTTTCCGTACGTTTGTATGAAACCTTGGCCATGGGGCGCATTCCTGTGTATATTAATACCGATGGGTTATTGCCTTTACAAGATACTATCGATTGGAAAAAGCATGTGGTATGGGTAGAGGTAGATGAATTAGATATGATTGGACAAAAAGTATTTGATTTTCATTCTAACTTAAATCAAAATCAATTTGATAAATTGTGTCAAGAAAATAGAATGCTTTGGAAAAATACATTACAGTTAAAAGGCTTTTTTATTAAGTCGATTGAAACATTTTAA
- a CDS encoding glycosyltransferase family 4 protein: MKKTVKNILIVTSEFPPLPGGIGNHAYNLAKHLQLEGFQVTVLADQRAQDITQTQAFDKQQVFKIQRVPLTAVRAFMYLKRIQLLLKAIKITDVVIATGKFSLWSVALCNMFYKKASHAIIHGSEVNYKTWWLKQSINLSLQQFDRVVAVSNYTKSLVAHLKHPNITVIPNGFDELKNTALPLLEETALQGHPVLLTVGNVTERKGQLNVIRHLPKLIIEYPEVHYHCVGFNTNTEVFIKEAERLGVEKHVTFHGHVLHEQLSFYYTQADIFVMLSTPTASGDVEGFGIAILEANAFGVPAIGATGCGIEDAINHKQSGMLVSPTDTETFLVALKHIIKEKSAFSEGALAWAKQHEWTKVIKHYTKLIEAGR, from the coding sequence TTGAAAAAGACCGTAAAAAACATATTAATAGTCACTTCAGAATTTCCGCCATTACCAGGTGGCATTGGGAATCATGCATATAATTTAGCAAAACACTTACAGTTAGAAGGATTTCAAGTAACTGTTTTAGCCGATCAACGTGCGCAAGATATAACCCAAACTCAAGCTTTTGATAAGCAACAGGTGTTTAAAATTCAACGAGTGCCATTAACGGCGGTAAGAGCTTTTATGTACCTTAAGCGCATTCAGTTATTGTTAAAAGCCATCAAAATAACCGATGTAGTGATTGCTACAGGTAAATTCTCGTTATGGTCTGTTGCTTTGTGTAATATGTTTTACAAAAAAGCGTCGCATGCTATTATTCATGGGAGCGAAGTCAATTATAAAACATGGTGGTTAAAACAAAGCATTAATTTATCATTACAACAATTTGATAGAGTAGTGGCTGTTTCTAATTATACCAAATCATTAGTTGCACATTTAAAGCATCCTAATATTACTGTTATTCCCAATGGGTTTGATGAGCTTAAAAATACAGCCTTACCGTTATTAGAAGAAACCGCCTTACAAGGACATCCTGTTTTATTAACGGTTGGAAATGTGACCGAACGTAAAGGGCAATTAAATGTTATTAGGCATTTGCCAAAACTTATTATAGAATATCCAGAAGTACATTATCATTGTGTGGGGTTTAATACAAACACCGAAGTTTTTATTAAGGAAGCGGAACGTTTAGGTGTTGAAAAACATGTGACATTTCATGGGCATGTATTACATGAACAGTTATCGTTTTATTATACACAAGCCGATATTTTTGTAATGTTAAGCACCCCAACAGCGTCGGGCGATGTAGAAGGCTTTGGAATTGCCATTCTAGAAGCCAATGCTTTTGGTGTTCCTGCCATTGGCGCGACAGGTTGTGGTATTGAAGATGCGATTAACCATAAACAATCTGGTATGTTGGTGTCGCCTACAGATACCGAGACTTTTTTAGTTGCTTTAAAGCATATTATAAAAGAAAAATCGGCTTTTTCTGAAGGCGCTTTAGCCTGGGCAAAACAGCATGAGTGGACGAAAGTAATTAAACATTATACAAAGCTTATTGAGGCTGGTAGATAA
- a CDS encoding asparagine synthase-related protein, with product MTIKTPIIPKKQTFAKVQAPHEVNQKAICVFAATGFFLDTDTYWKDEVVLPAAAINKLDDAGFLLESKPWFQWHNTPKERPFQEVVDEFSELFKTIVSEQIENKSVILPLSGGLDSRTQAIVLKELQANVQAYSYQFEQGYNETKIAEKVAKQCGFAFDAFTIPKGYLWNSIDDLAEINGCYSDFCSPRQWAVLNQLKGYQGVFSLGHWGDVLFDDMAVADDLSIDLQVEQIIKKITKRGGLKLAQTLWQAWALEGQFYDYFYERVKALLQQIDISHSANARIRAFKSLYWAPRWTSVNLSVFEAAHPITLPYYDNRMCEFICQIPEKYLSGRQIQIAYIKQKAPQLAKLTWDLYHPCNLYNYQDYYTYRGLPGRLQHSLKYRVKRLLGKPTIQRNWELQFLGQENDKQLQKQLFSDEFKQFVPPLVTQDMYRRFTSKDQLQHAHGLSMLLTLSKWYNKQPIESV from the coding sequence ATGACTATAAAAACGCCCATTATACCCAAAAAACAAACCTTTGCTAAGGTGCAAGCACCTCATGAGGTAAATCAAAAAGCCATTTGTGTATTTGCCGCGACAGGTTTTTTTTTAGATACCGATACGTATTGGAAAGATGAAGTAGTTTTGCCAGCCGCAGCAATTAATAAGCTAGATGACGCTGGTTTTTTATTAGAGTCTAAACCCTGGTTTCAGTGGCATAACACACCAAAAGAACGTCCGTTTCAAGAGGTTGTAGATGAATTTTCCGAATTATTTAAAACGATTGTTTCCGAACAAATTGAAAATAAGTCAGTTATTTTACCATTATCAGGCGGATTAGATAGTCGTACGCAAGCTATCGTACTTAAGGAACTACAAGCCAATGTTCAAGCGTATAGTTACCAATTTGAACAAGGCTACAACGAAACTAAAATAGCCGAAAAAGTGGCTAAACAGTGTGGGTTTGCATTTGATGCTTTTACAATTCCTAAAGGCTATTTATGGAATAGTATAGATGATTTGGCAGAAATAAATGGTTGTTATTCCGATTTTTGTAGTCCGCGGCAATGGGCAGTACTTAACCAATTAAAGGGGTATCAAGGGGTGTTTTCGTTAGGCCATTGGGGCGATGTGTTATTTGACGATATGGCGGTGGCCGATGACTTATCGATAGACCTGCAGGTAGAACAAATCATAAAGAAAATAACCAAACGTGGCGGTTTGAAATTGGCGCAAACCTTATGGCAAGCTTGGGCATTAGAAGGCCAGTTTTACGATTATTTTTACGAACGAGTAAAAGCATTGTTACAGCAAATAGACATCTCGCATAGTGCTAATGCAAGAATACGTGCCTTTAAAAGTTTGTATTGGGCACCACGATGGACGAGTGTAAATTTAAGTGTGTTTGAAGCTGCACACCCCATTACCTTGCCGTATTATGACAATAGGATGTGTGAGTTTATTTGTCAAATACCAGAGAAATACTTGTCTGGACGTCAAATACAAATCGCCTACATAAAACAAAAAGCGCCTCAGTTGGCTAAGTTAACTTGGGATTTATATCACCCTTGTAATTTGTATAATTACCAAGATTATTACACCTATAGAGGACTTCCTGGACGATTGCAACATTCCTTGAAATATCGAGTAAAACGCCTTTTAGGTAAACCAACCATACAACGAAATTGGGAATTACAGTTTTTAGGGCAAGAGAATGATAAACAGTTGCAGAAACAGTTATTTTCAGATGAATTTAAACAATTTGTACCACCCTTAGTAACACAAGACATGTATCGTAGATTCACCTCTAAAGACCAATTACAGCATGCACACGGCCTGTCGATGCTGTTAACCTTGTCGAAGTGGTATAATAAACAACCTATAGAAAGCGTATGA